A genomic window from Brassica oleracea var. oleracea cultivar TO1000 chromosome C8, BOL, whole genome shotgun sequence includes:
- the LOC106312391 gene encoding probable serine/threonine-protein kinase At1g54610 isoform X1, whose translation MGCVNSKQTVSVTPAINHSGVFKDNNSVQEPSPAVEKKLVSWRSKSSKKSGSESGRASSNSRSESLSFRLGNLSKYLEAEQVAAGWPAWLSNVAGEAIHGWVPFRSDAFEKLEKIGQGTYSSVFRARETETGKIVALKKVRFDNFEPESVRFMAREILILRRLDHPNIIKLQGLVTSKLSCNIHLVFEYMEHDLTGLLSRPDINFTTPQIKCYMKQLLSGLDHCHARGVMHRDIKGSNLLVNNEGVLKVADLGLANFCNASRNKQPLTSRVVTLWYRPPELLLGATEYGASVDLWSVGCVFAELLLKKPVLQGRTEVEQLHKIFKLCGSPPEDYWRKTKLPHAMLFKPQQHYDGCLRETFKDLSDADVSLIETLLSIEPNKRGIASTALVSQYFTTKPYACDPSTLPVYSPSKEIDAKHREETTRKKICGNGRRGTESRKPTRKPPAFAKLAPAEDARRPSQTFPKRNGHSVHNSIDSDASLYWKLQKKPSEHEKEEASHVKNGDVPFSGPLQVSVSSGFAWAKRRKDEICVRSHNRSLSRGHIPNLLGPSPAFSEISDAESKMKENEKEEKQLEAYEMLKLSMLKKWRKLERPDSFDASDEYHSQDLSLALYQREEKAAKLGHLAPCCLSLMELMSFLNAMNARFASWFGNLGLRKVRNMGNDSYKSMCHETRPIWI comes from the exons ATGGGTTGTGTCAACTCCAAGCAGACCGTCTCTGTAACGCCAGCGATCAATCACTCCGGAGTGTTCAAGGACAATAATTCAGTCCAAGAACCTTCTCCGGCGGTGGAGAAGAAGCTCGTCTCGTGGAGGAGCAAGAGTAGCAAGAAGAGCGGGAGCGAGTCCGGTCGAGCGAGTTCGAATTCCAGGAGTGAGTCGTTGAGCTTCCGACTCGGTAACCTAAGCAAGTACTTGGAAGCTGAGCAGGTCGCAGCCGGCTGGCCTGCCTGGCTGAGCAACGTCGCCGGCGAAGCTATCCATGGCTGGGTCCCGTTTCGTTCCGACGCTTTCGAAAAGCTCGAAAAG ATCGGACAAGGGACATACAGTAGCGTGTTCCGTGCAAGAGAGACCGAAACAGGGAAGATAGTGGCTTTGAAGAAAGTTAGGTTCGACAATTTTGAGCCAGAGAGTGTTAGGTTCATGGCTAGAGAGATTTTGATACTTAGGAGACTTGATCATCCCAACATTATCAAACTCCAAGGTCTGGTTACTTCAAAACTCTCTTGCAACATCCATCTCGTCTTCGAGTACATGGAGCATGACCTCACTGGTCTTCTCTCTAGGCCTGACATCAACTTCACTACTCCACAG ATTAAGTGTTATATGAAACAATTACTGTCTGGACTTGATCACTGTCACGCACGAGGTGTGATGCACCGTGACATAAAGGGTTCGAATCTTTTGGTTAATAACGAAGGAGTATTAAAGGTGGCTGACTTAGGACTAGCAAACTTTTGCAATGCTTCTCGGAATAAGCAGCCTCTAACAAGCCGTGTTGTGACTCTATGGTACCGTCCTCCTGAACTTTTGCTTGGGGCAACGGAGTACGGAGCATCTGTTGATTTGTGGAGCGTTGGTTGTGTTTTCGCAGAACTTCTTCTCAAGAAACCTGTTCTGCAAGGAAGAACTGAG GTCGAACAGTTGCACAAGATATTCAAACTATGTGGATCTCCACCTGAAGATTACTGGAGAAAGACCAAACTTCCTCACGCGATGCTTTTCAAACCACAGCAACATTATGATGGTTGTCTACGAGAAACCTTCAAAGATTTATCCGACGCTGACGTCAGTCTTATAGAAACTCTTCTTTCTATAGAGCCCAACAAACGTGGGATTGCGTCTACTGCCCTTGTTTCCCAG TATTTCACTACAAAGCCTTATGCTTGTGATCCCTCAACCTTGCCTGTATACTCACCTAGCAAAGAGATTGATGCGAAGCATCGAGAAGAAACAACAAG GAAAAAAATATGCGGGAATGGGAGACGTGGTACAGAATCAAGGAAGCCAACACGAAAGCCACCTGCATTTGCTAAATTAGCACCAGCTGAG GACGCAAGACGCCCTTCCCAAACTTTTCCAAAACGTAATGGTCATTCAGTTCATAACTCAATCGATAGCGACGCCAGTTTATATTGGAAACTGCAAAAAAAGCCATCAGAACATGAAAAAGAAGAAGCTTCTCATGTGAAGAATGGGGATGTACCATTCTCAGGGCCTTTGCAAGTCTCTGTATCAAGTGGTTTTGCATGGGCAAAGCGACGAAAAGATGAGATATGTGTTAGATCACATAATAGATCTCTCTCAAGGGGTCACATTCCTAACCTGTTGGGACCTTCTCCTGCTTTCAGTGAGATCTCTGACGCTGAGTCTAAGATGAAAGAGAATGAAAAGGAAGAAAAACAACTTGAGGCATATGAGATGTTGAAGCTTTCAATGCTGAAGAAGTGGAGAAAACTTGAACGTCCAGATTCTTTTGATGCTTCGGATGAGTATCATTCCCAGGATCTATCGTTGGCTCTCTATCAGAGAGAAGAAAAGGCAGCAAAACTGGGACATTTG GCCCCTTGTTGTCTCAGTCTTATGGAGTTGATGAGCTTCTTGAACGCCATGAACGCCAGATTCGCCAGTTGGTTCGGAAATCTTGGTCTCAGAAAG GTAAGAAACATGGGAAATGATTCGTATAAAAGTATGTGTCATGAAACGCGTCCCATATGGATCTAG
- the LOC106312391 gene encoding probable serine/threonine-protein kinase At1g54610 isoform X2 has translation MGCVNSKQTVSVTPAINHSGVFKDNNSVQEPSPAVEKKLVSWRSKSSKKSGSESGRASSNSRSESLSFRLGNLSKYLEAEQVAAGWPAWLSNVAGEAIHGWVPFRSDAFEKLEKIGQGTYSSVFRARETETGKIVALKKVRFDNFEPESVRFMAREILILRRLDHPNIIKLQGLVTSKLSCNIHLVFEYMEHDLTGLLSRPDINFTTPQIKCYMKQLLSGLDHCHARGVMHRDIKGSNLLVNNEGVLKVADLGLANFCNASRNKQPLTSRVVTLWYRPPELLLGATEYGASVDLWSVGCVFAELLLKKPVLQGRTEVEQLHKIFKLCGSPPEDYWRKTKLPHAMLFKPQQHYDGCLRETFKDLSDADVSLIETLLSIEPNKRGIASTALVSQYFTTKPYACDPSTLPVYSPSKEIDAKHREETTRKKICGNGRRGTESRKPTRKPPAFAKLAPAEDARRPSQTFPKRNGHSVHNSIDSDASLYWKLQKKPSEHEKEEASHVKNGDVPFSGPLQVSVSSGFAWAKRRKDEICVRSHNRSLSRGHIPNLLGPSPAFSEISDAESKMKENEKEEKQLEAYEMLKLSMLKKWRKLERPDSFDASDEYHSQDLSLALYQREEKAAKLGHLGYKDNDEKIEFSGPLLSQSYGVDELLERHERQIRQLVRKSWSQKGKKHGK, from the exons ATGGGTTGTGTCAACTCCAAGCAGACCGTCTCTGTAACGCCAGCGATCAATCACTCCGGAGTGTTCAAGGACAATAATTCAGTCCAAGAACCTTCTCCGGCGGTGGAGAAGAAGCTCGTCTCGTGGAGGAGCAAGAGTAGCAAGAAGAGCGGGAGCGAGTCCGGTCGAGCGAGTTCGAATTCCAGGAGTGAGTCGTTGAGCTTCCGACTCGGTAACCTAAGCAAGTACTTGGAAGCTGAGCAGGTCGCAGCCGGCTGGCCTGCCTGGCTGAGCAACGTCGCCGGCGAAGCTATCCATGGCTGGGTCCCGTTTCGTTCCGACGCTTTCGAAAAGCTCGAAAAG ATCGGACAAGGGACATACAGTAGCGTGTTCCGTGCAAGAGAGACCGAAACAGGGAAGATAGTGGCTTTGAAGAAAGTTAGGTTCGACAATTTTGAGCCAGAGAGTGTTAGGTTCATGGCTAGAGAGATTTTGATACTTAGGAGACTTGATCATCCCAACATTATCAAACTCCAAGGTCTGGTTACTTCAAAACTCTCTTGCAACATCCATCTCGTCTTCGAGTACATGGAGCATGACCTCACTGGTCTTCTCTCTAGGCCTGACATCAACTTCACTACTCCACAG ATTAAGTGTTATATGAAACAATTACTGTCTGGACTTGATCACTGTCACGCACGAGGTGTGATGCACCGTGACATAAAGGGTTCGAATCTTTTGGTTAATAACGAAGGAGTATTAAAGGTGGCTGACTTAGGACTAGCAAACTTTTGCAATGCTTCTCGGAATAAGCAGCCTCTAACAAGCCGTGTTGTGACTCTATGGTACCGTCCTCCTGAACTTTTGCTTGGGGCAACGGAGTACGGAGCATCTGTTGATTTGTGGAGCGTTGGTTGTGTTTTCGCAGAACTTCTTCTCAAGAAACCTGTTCTGCAAGGAAGAACTGAG GTCGAACAGTTGCACAAGATATTCAAACTATGTGGATCTCCACCTGAAGATTACTGGAGAAAGACCAAACTTCCTCACGCGATGCTTTTCAAACCACAGCAACATTATGATGGTTGTCTACGAGAAACCTTCAAAGATTTATCCGACGCTGACGTCAGTCTTATAGAAACTCTTCTTTCTATAGAGCCCAACAAACGTGGGATTGCGTCTACTGCCCTTGTTTCCCAG TATTTCACTACAAAGCCTTATGCTTGTGATCCCTCAACCTTGCCTGTATACTCACCTAGCAAAGAGATTGATGCGAAGCATCGAGAAGAAACAACAAG GAAAAAAATATGCGGGAATGGGAGACGTGGTACAGAATCAAGGAAGCCAACACGAAAGCCACCTGCATTTGCTAAATTAGCACCAGCTGAG GACGCAAGACGCCCTTCCCAAACTTTTCCAAAACGTAATGGTCATTCAGTTCATAACTCAATCGATAGCGACGCCAGTTTATATTGGAAACTGCAAAAAAAGCCATCAGAACATGAAAAAGAAGAAGCTTCTCATGTGAAGAATGGGGATGTACCATTCTCAGGGCCTTTGCAAGTCTCTGTATCAAGTGGTTTTGCATGGGCAAAGCGACGAAAAGATGAGATATGTGTTAGATCACATAATAGATCTCTCTCAAGGGGTCACATTCCTAACCTGTTGGGACCTTCTCCTGCTTTCAGTGAGATCTCTGACGCTGAGTCTAAGATGAAAGAGAATGAAAAGGAAGAAAAACAACTTGAGGCATATGAGATGTTGAAGCTTTCAATGCTGAAGAAGTGGAGAAAACTTGAACGTCCAGATTCTTTTGATGCTTCGGATGAGTATCATTCCCAGGATCTATCGTTGGCTCTCTATCAGAGAGAAGAAAAGGCAGCAAAACTGGGACATTTG GGTTACAAAGACAATGATGAGAAAATCGAATTCTCAGGCCCCTTGTTGTCTCAGTCTTATGGAGTTGATGAGCTTCTTGAACGCCATGAACGCCAGATTCGCCAGTTGGTTCGGAAATCTTGGTCTCAGAAAG GTAAGAAACATGGGAAATGA
- the LOC106312391 gene encoding probable serine/threonine-protein kinase At1g54610 isoform X3: MGCVNSKQTVSVTPAINHSGVFKDNNSVQEPSPAVEKKLVSWRSKSSKKSGSESGRASSNSRSESLSFRLGNLSKYLEAEQVAAGWPAWLSNVAGEAIHGWVPFRSDAFEKLEKIGQGTYSSVFRARETETGKIVALKKVRFDNFEPESVRFMAREILILRRLDHPNIIKLQGLVTSKLSCNIHLVFEYMEHDLTGLLSRPDINFTTPQIKCYMKQLLSGLDHCHARGVMHRDIKGSNLLVNNEGVLKVADLGLANFCNASRNKQPLTSRVVTLWYRPPELLLGATEYGASVDLWSVGCVFAELLLKKPVLQGRTEVEQLHKIFKLCGSPPEDYWRKTKLPHAMLFKPQQHYDGCLRETFKDLSDADVSLIETLLSIEPNKRGIASTALVSQYFTTKPYACDPSTLPVYSPSKEIDAKHREETTRKKICGNGRRGTESRKPTRKPPAFAKLAPAEDARRPSQTFPKRNGHSVHNSIDSDASLYWKLQKKPSEHEKEEASHVKNGDVPFSGPLQVSVSSGFAWAKRRKDEICVRSHNRSLSRGHIPNLLGPSPAFSEISDAESKMKENEKEEKQLEAYEMLKLSMLKKWRKLERPDSFDASDEYHSQDLSLALYQREEKAAKLGHLILTGLQRQ, from the exons ATGGGTTGTGTCAACTCCAAGCAGACCGTCTCTGTAACGCCAGCGATCAATCACTCCGGAGTGTTCAAGGACAATAATTCAGTCCAAGAACCTTCTCCGGCGGTGGAGAAGAAGCTCGTCTCGTGGAGGAGCAAGAGTAGCAAGAAGAGCGGGAGCGAGTCCGGTCGAGCGAGTTCGAATTCCAGGAGTGAGTCGTTGAGCTTCCGACTCGGTAACCTAAGCAAGTACTTGGAAGCTGAGCAGGTCGCAGCCGGCTGGCCTGCCTGGCTGAGCAACGTCGCCGGCGAAGCTATCCATGGCTGGGTCCCGTTTCGTTCCGACGCTTTCGAAAAGCTCGAAAAG ATCGGACAAGGGACATACAGTAGCGTGTTCCGTGCAAGAGAGACCGAAACAGGGAAGATAGTGGCTTTGAAGAAAGTTAGGTTCGACAATTTTGAGCCAGAGAGTGTTAGGTTCATGGCTAGAGAGATTTTGATACTTAGGAGACTTGATCATCCCAACATTATCAAACTCCAAGGTCTGGTTACTTCAAAACTCTCTTGCAACATCCATCTCGTCTTCGAGTACATGGAGCATGACCTCACTGGTCTTCTCTCTAGGCCTGACATCAACTTCACTACTCCACAG ATTAAGTGTTATATGAAACAATTACTGTCTGGACTTGATCACTGTCACGCACGAGGTGTGATGCACCGTGACATAAAGGGTTCGAATCTTTTGGTTAATAACGAAGGAGTATTAAAGGTGGCTGACTTAGGACTAGCAAACTTTTGCAATGCTTCTCGGAATAAGCAGCCTCTAACAAGCCGTGTTGTGACTCTATGGTACCGTCCTCCTGAACTTTTGCTTGGGGCAACGGAGTACGGAGCATCTGTTGATTTGTGGAGCGTTGGTTGTGTTTTCGCAGAACTTCTTCTCAAGAAACCTGTTCTGCAAGGAAGAACTGAG GTCGAACAGTTGCACAAGATATTCAAACTATGTGGATCTCCACCTGAAGATTACTGGAGAAAGACCAAACTTCCTCACGCGATGCTTTTCAAACCACAGCAACATTATGATGGTTGTCTACGAGAAACCTTCAAAGATTTATCCGACGCTGACGTCAGTCTTATAGAAACTCTTCTTTCTATAGAGCCCAACAAACGTGGGATTGCGTCTACTGCCCTTGTTTCCCAG TATTTCACTACAAAGCCTTATGCTTGTGATCCCTCAACCTTGCCTGTATACTCACCTAGCAAAGAGATTGATGCGAAGCATCGAGAAGAAACAACAAG GAAAAAAATATGCGGGAATGGGAGACGTGGTACAGAATCAAGGAAGCCAACACGAAAGCCACCTGCATTTGCTAAATTAGCACCAGCTGAG GACGCAAGACGCCCTTCCCAAACTTTTCCAAAACGTAATGGTCATTCAGTTCATAACTCAATCGATAGCGACGCCAGTTTATATTGGAAACTGCAAAAAAAGCCATCAGAACATGAAAAAGAAGAAGCTTCTCATGTGAAGAATGGGGATGTACCATTCTCAGGGCCTTTGCAAGTCTCTGTATCAAGTGGTTTTGCATGGGCAAAGCGACGAAAAGATGAGATATGTGTTAGATCACATAATAGATCTCTCTCAAGGGGTCACATTCCTAACCTGTTGGGACCTTCTCCTGCTTTCAGTGAGATCTCTGACGCTGAGTCTAAGATGAAAGAGAATGAAAAGGAAGAAAAACAACTTGAGGCATATGAGATGTTGAAGCTTTCAATGCTGAAGAAGTGGAGAAAACTTGAACGTCCAGATTCTTTTGATGCTTCGGATGAGTATCATTCCCAGGATCTATCGTTGGCTCTCTATCAGAGAGAAGAAAAGGCAGCAAAACTGGGACATTTG ATCTTGACAGGGTTACAAAGACAATGA
- the LOC106312393 gene encoding LON peptidase N-terminal domain and RING finger protein 1, with translation MSNEVSHPAFTLFGLDDVENYGLVSEADNSLPLDIHNQVFQLVEKGNEAFKESHRFEEAISNYSKANSVKPLAPVVLTNRSAAYIRFGQYLKQRSASISEYRPLNGFDMSMLGELALKDADKVMNIKSTSVKSYITKACALMLLERYEAARDTILSGLQIDPFSDPLRSNLQELDKVMMPTSTRKTHGNAERSDDFDCTVCLKLLYEPATTPCGHTFCRSCLFQSMDRGNKCPLCRTVIFMTPRTCAVSVTLNNIIQKNFPEEYAERKSEQDTLVHLGNESMPLFVMDVIVPCQKLSLHIFEPRYRLMVRRIMEGNHRMGMVALDSATGSPVDVACEVEITECDPLPDGRFILELESHRRCRIIKAWDQDGYRVAEVEWVTDIPPQSDQEKADLRELTTSAASFARAWLERAKEAARHGDRRRLETLVIVESMIPTPQDPERFSFWLATLTDRRPSERLELLGLQDTGERIRRGLIYLRSVERGCRMQ, from the exons ATGTCGAACGAAGTATCTCATCCTGCGTTCACTCTGTTCGGTTTGGATGATGTCGAAAACTATGGTCTG GTCAGTGAAGCTGACAACTCGTTGCCTTTGGACATACACAATCAAGTGTTTCAACTTGTGGAGAAGGGAAACGAAGCTTTCAAAGAATCTCATCGCTTTGAAGAG GCGATTAGCAATTATTCAAAAGCAAATTCTGTTAAGCCTCTTGCCCCTGTTGTTCTAACCAATAGAAGTGCTGCTTATATAAG ATTTGGCCAATATCTGAAGCAGAGATCTGCATCCATTTCTGAATATAGACCTCTGAACGGTTTCGATATGTCGATGCTTGGTGAA CTTGCTCTTAAGGATGCTGATAAGGTGATGAATATTAAGAGCACTTCAGTGAAGTCATATATAACAAAGGCTTGTGCCCTCATGCTG CTAGAAAGATATGAGGCAGCACGTGACACTATCCTCTCAGGTCTACAGATTGATCCCTTTAG CGATCCTCTCCGATCCAATCTTCAAGAATTGGACAAGGTTATGATGCCTACTTCGACGAGAAAGACTCATGGAAATGCTGAGCGGTCTGATGACTTTGATTGCACTGTTTGCCTGAAATTGCTGTATGAACCTGCTACAACTCCATGCGGGCATACATTCTGCCGATCATGCCTCTTCCAGTCTATGGATCGTG GCAACAAATGTCCACTATGTCGAACTGTCATTTTTATGACTCCAAGAACATGTGCTGTCAG TGTGACACTGAATAACATCATACAAAAAAACTTTCCAGAGGAGTATGCTGAAAGGAAATCAGAGCAAGACACTCTGGTCCACTTAGGCAATGAAAGTATGCCTCTTTTTGTCATGGATGTGATCGTTCCTTGTCAGAAGTTGTCTCTTCACATTTTTGAACCAAGATACCGACTAATG GTGAGAAGAATAATGGAAGGAAACCATCGGATGGGAATG GTAGCTCTTGATTCTGCGACAGGTTCACCAGTGGATGTTGCTTGCGAAGTCGAAATCACAGA GTGTGATCCACTCCCAGACGGACGTTTTATCTTGGAG CTGGAAAGCCATAGAAGGTGTCGCATTATAAAAGCTTGGGATCAAGATGG GTATCGTGTTGCAGAGGTTGAATGGGTCACAGACATACCACCACAAAGCGACCAAGAGAAAGCTGAT TTGCGGGAACTGACGACTAGTGCAGCGTCATTTGCTAGGGCATGGCTAGAGAGAGCAAAGGAAGCAGCTAGACATGGAG ACAGAAGAAGACTTGAAACACTTGTAATTGTTGAATCTATGATACCTACACCTCAAGATCCCGAGCGCTTCAGTTTCTGG CTTGCGACATTGACAGATAGGAGACCTTCAGAAAGGTTGGAACTACTTGGGCTTCAAGATACTGGAGAG AGAATAAGGCGTGGGTTGATATATCTTCGATCAGTAGAACGAGGATGCAGAATGCAATGA
- the LOC106311308 gene encoding 2-isopropylmalate synthase 1, chloroplastic-like encodes MSKCFQFQLIVYVFFQSVTDAERIALVSDEVFQPEAVWKLLDIQIICATMEFSTATVTLADADGKEHCACSKGTCPVKSAFKAVDLIFKEPTTLLEYSMDTATEGTDAIATTRVLVRGNALTGEEVQRNFSGTGARMNVVVSAVEAYIEALNKMLDFKEKFLLETSKSLPE; translated from the exons ATGTCTAAGTGTTTTCAATTCCAACTGATCGTTTATGTTTTCTTCCAGAGTGTCACTGACGCGGAGAGAATAGCTTTGGTATCTGACGAGGTGTTCCAGCCAGAAGCCGTGTGGAAACTCCTGGACATTCAG ATAATTTGTGCGACTATGGAGTTTTCAACAGCAACTGTGACACTTGCTGATGCTGATGGCAAAGAGCATTGCGCTTGTTCTAAGGGAACTTGCCCTGTCAAATCAGCTTTTAAGGCAGTTGATCTTATTTTCAAGGAACCGACGACTTTGCTTGAGTACTCAATGGATACAGCAACAGAAGGCACTGATGCCATTGCAACCACACGAGTTCTTGTCCGTGGAAACGCTCTAACTGGTGAAGAAGTTCAAAGAAACTTCAG TGGAACCGGAGCGAGAATGAACGTTGTAGTGTCGGCGGTCGAGGCTTATATAGAAGCTCTGAACAAAATGCTCGACTTCAAAGAAAAGTTCCTTCTTGAAACATCAAAGTCCCTGCCTGAATGA
- the LOC106312387 gene encoding protein LONGIFOLIA 1 yields the protein MAAKLLHTLADENSDLQKKIGCMNGIFQIFDRHNHLLSNRRKSLTLGNINFERDSALQIQDSNIINTGNETSEKLTRVSTESSRVSFSSSCSSSSPLSSDLNKETQPEISPYDHRVIFQESPAMSQGSGLGLDLRDVVRDSIYREARGLSEVSRHNKRRDDSPRPPPYGLKQSTPVDFNESCKALAKLNTSQYYYNEVDLKDASRYYVDSHKKKSKSKNKVKESPKLSLDSRDHLDLKSGNNNKLVESFSRSSNVNKRPPSVVAKLMGLETLPGSPLRRDTKLNSDPFSRSLRENSMNRTIRLSPSSPRSVGKDLASSSFTSSPRWRSSEFVIKPLSSLRFPIEPAPWKKQQKQACRPLLKDLEFKHSVKDLRAINEIVEAMQTKSVKQQECSTSSRGLESHVMPSSTMRGGPIVIMKPARLVGVPSPSLIPIHSLNREEEGSVNVKRNLRSSQVTAKSASPRLSHMKKHENEKYSRPPPIPSDSSKSRRQTNRKLEESATSPGGSRRSRQGSQRRLMQQKDGQAGGGKSSSVIETAKTVVSNLMQNASPKSSGDGSSEHPSPVSVLNASIYRDIKPSQASEGTKTDEEDEWNPAYSFSKTTTTLSPEVNRKKLQNVEHLVQKLKRLNSSHDEASQDYIASLCENSGADTDHRYISEILLASGLLLRDLASESTTFQLHSSGHPINPELFLVLEQTKGSSGGGNEKKLNRKVVFDAVNEMLVKKLAIVDVEPWMKRGKGMKRRVFSAQQLLKELCSEIETVQKEAKRRSDNLFLLGEQEEDFLKCILDEDMEMRSEKWTEFDDVVPGIVLHLERLLFKDLVSEVVHGEIDRLQPTPSRRVVITDS from the exons ATGGCTGCAAAGCTTTTGCATACATTGGCAGATGAAAACTCTGATCTACAGAAGAAAATTGGGTGTATGAATGGGATTTTCCAGATCTTTGATCGCCACAACCATCTTCTCTCAAACCGGCGAAAAAGTCTTACTTTAG GTAATATCAACTTTGAAAGAGACTCTGCATTGCAGATTCAAGACTCCAACATTATCAACACCGGAAATGAGACAAGCGAGAAACTAACAAGAGTATCAACAGAATCTTCTAGAGTTTCCTTCTCATCGTCATGTTCATCATCTTCCCCATTGTCTTCTGATCTCAACAAAGAAACTCAACCTGAGATTTCACCGTATGACCACCGGGTCATTTTCCAAGAATCTCCAGCGATGAGCCAAGGAAGCGGGTTGGGGCTTGACCTTAGAGATGTTGTTAGAGACTCCATTTACAGAGAAGCTAGAGGACTTTCCGAAGTATCCAGACACAACAAGAGAAGAGATGATTCTCCCAGACCACCACCCTATGGTTTGAAGCAATCCACTCCTGTAGATTTCAATGAATCTTGCAAAGCTCTAGCCAAACTCAACACTTCTCAGTATTATTACAATGAGGTTGACTTGAAAGATGCGTCTCGTTACTACGTTGATTCTCACAAGAAGAAGTCTAAATCCAAGAATAAGGTGAAAGAGTCTCCTAAGCTTTCTTTGGACAGTAGAGACCACCTTGATCTCAAGTCAGGTAATAACAATAAGCTTGTTGAGAGTTTCAGTAGAAGCTCTAACGTGAACAAACGGCCTCCTAGTGTTGTTGCAAAGCTAATGGGGTTGGAGACGTTACCTGGTTCTCCACTGAGAAGAGACACCAAACTCAACAGTGATCCGTTCTCAAGGTCATTGAGGGAGAATAGCATGAACCGGACTATCCGGTTATCTCCTAGCTCACCAAGAAGCGTAGGGAAGGACCTAGCTTCTTCTTCTTTTACTTCATCACCAAGATGGAGAAGCTCTGAGTTTGTTATTAAACCTTTATCAAGTTTGAGGTTTCCCATTGAACCAGCTCCATGGAAGAAGCAACAGAAGCAAGCCTGCAGGCCTCTGTTGAAAGATCTAGAGTTTAAGCATTCGGTAAAGGATCTGAGAGCTATTAATGAGATAGTAGAGGCAATGCAAACAAAAAGCGTCAAGCAGCAAGAATGTTCAACAAGCTCAAGAGGCTTGGAAAGCCATGTGATGCCATCATCCACTATGAGAGGAGGACCAATTGTGATTATGAAACCTGCCAGACTTGTTGGTGTTCCTTCACCATCTCTGATTCCCATTCACAGTCTTAATAGAGAAGAGGAAGGGTCTGTGAATGTTAAAAGAAACTTGAGATCTTCTCAGGTCACTGCAAAGAGTGCAAGTCCAAGATTGAGTCATATGAAGAAGCATGAGAATGAGAAGTACTCTAGGCCACCACCTATACCATCTGATTCAAGCAAATCAAGAAGACAAACAAACCGAAAACTCGAAGAATCTGCTACTTCTCCTGGTGGTAGTAGGCGTAGTAGACAAGGTTCTCAGAGGAGATTGATGCAGCAAAAGGATGGCCAAGCAGGTGGTGGAAAGAGCTCATCTGTGATAGAGACAGCTAAAACAGTAGTCTCTAACTTAATGCAGAACGCTAGTCCAAAGTCTAGTGGAGATGGGTCATCGGAACATCCAAGTCCAGTGTCTGTTCTCAACGCATCAATCTACAGAGACATCAAACCATCTCAAGCTAGTGAAGGCACCAAGACTGATGAAGAAGACGAGTGGAATCCAGCTTACAGCTTCTCAAAGACAACAACCACCTTGTCTCCAGAGGTAAACAGAAAGAAGCTTCAGAACGTGGAGCATTTGGTTCAGAAGCTGAAAAGATTAAACTCTAGCCATGACGAAGCAAGCCAAGACTACATTGCATCGCTATGCGAGAACAGTGGTGCTGACACTGATCACAGATACATATCCGAGATTCTGTTAGCCTCTGGTCTTCTCCTGAGAGACTTAGCCTCAGAGTCAACCACGTTTCAGCTCCACTCTTCAGGTCATCCTATTAACCCTGAGCTGTTTCTCGTTCTTGAGCAAACTAAAGGAAGCAGTGGTGGCGGCAATGAGAAGAAGCTCAACCGCAAGGTTGTGTTCGACGCTGTTAATGAGATGCTTGTGAAGAAGTTAGCTATTGTTGATGTAGAGCCATGGATGAAGCGAGGTAAAGGGATGAAGAGGAGGGTGTTTAGTGCGCAACAACTCTTGAAAGAGCTGTGTTCAGAGATAGAAACAGTGCAAAAGGAAGCCAAGAGGAGATCAGATAACTTGTTCTTGTTGGGGGAACAAGAAGAGGACTTCTTGAAATGTATATTGGATGAAGATATGGAGATGCGGTCTGAGAAATGGACGGAGTTTGATGATGTAGTCCCGGGTATAGTGCTTCACTTGGAGAGGCTTCTCTTCAAGGACCTGGTGAGTGAGGTCGTGCATGGTGAGATTGATCGGCTGCAACCTACTCCAAGCAGACGAGTAGTTATTACTGATTCATAA